In Mytilus edulis chromosome 4, xbMytEdul2.2, whole genome shotgun sequence, the following proteins share a genomic window:
- the LOC139520245 gene encoding sacsin-like — MATNSKKKDPIRRCPMKRPPILKHLQNIMREYPEDVQILHELVQNAEDAKASVMKIMYDQRHINPPGELGQFLTSPALCIYNDGVFDEDDWDGIASVCLSHKEEKVDKIGRFGQGFKSVFHLTDTPVVISGNTMVIINPLDVDKECVTVSLSEIEDISKSGIFTSFGFDYNAIRKNSYPATLFWFPLRSQESKLSKNICTHVKITQILSLFKEDAAIVLLFLKNLIQIEIRNPSQLSNPVINIRIFFPHNKRSDLQLFWNSMEKSSESEDKTIDTFSTVIDAHTQISTRSLVEKEYWTICHYYASNSDMSFELSRLASDKEVACLPYVGVAYQKSSTACHTGRVFNFLPLPATCKTNLPFHVNGNFALSQNRRHLKLSDGRSADKFIKWNEGLIKEVLSESYMTLVDHLIENSQRYENTEELINEVYKCLPNLDVTEEIWQTLVDRIYLKIIEKAVFFSDLGQTGTWVTKYEAITCNVDGLLNCSPEQKQIIKTTIKDVLLTLQQPVVDVRQNMMALVNKGNLRPITPRELVTMVNNSPLSYMNLQWKDKVALLNYLICDPRKAFKGLKLLPLHCCQFTTFNEKAESVFVLRSEAVKLFIGAEQRFISQDLPEGLLKDLRSLASNNMFQLTTLKLEDISLLLMDVFNTHCYISGKGKFIPKCKASPLNKVWIADVWKMITHYKNLTHINLTSKMATFDNIPLIPQLTADDLSIEHFYVLKGDYILKEFRMHKPLPVDVIVMLEAENIEILKSNSIMEDSNIIGSYVKYPTAGGILELCEQRSSLKEKYVAHVGTGNMWQPTNIDAVPFGQREELVTRLKGILHNYPKQHSVLKEILQNADDAGASEVHFLYDMRHHRTKYIFNDKWKPLQGPSLCVFNDACFTSNDVLGIKKLGIGSKTEEATKTGEFGIGFNAVYHITDVPTFMSRGDHSALEGTYCVLDPHCQYAPLAKFDAPGMLMKLQKLKEGYPDVFDTFLTAGELKREHGTWFRFPLRNAEMARKSDIRKTPFTSNDMERLLSEMSCDMEESLLFLLNIKRITLSRVNQIGTHDILNRVDLVDSEDMHMTHINFKKRFKEYNDLIKQPICNIESFVLEEFRYFHKIENFKTKESSTWLAVQTLGFSEPEMIDRRLASSLKEKEISIIPRGGVAIRIWPTSCTKKFQSKAFCLLPLNIETGLTGHVNGSFCVDMSRNKLWGSDVDFSSDVRAIWNVELIRSNIAFAYASCIDFTTELGFFLNRENTYYDIQQYFKFLPDFNEAKTDFWKELIYHFFLHSKKCRFEIFPVSPSFSSRGYIESNMNEKDEQPTWTCLHLKGELPILIDDLSDQIEPEDACCLRKIFVELGMKLTCSPRFLKESALHACKFHHTKYTKQHACGHFADAQTCICIESISPKATLDFFKSYKLDIQGKFEIQKFNVSEQVNQIKQVLKYCLKEMKWDILCGAPLLISQIENIYEIKERNDFILSEFYYLLQRSPEKFVHESLVDILRIYKKHFKVLSIRNFAELLPKTLESSIYKLDSPRLMVESLSRQWLIGFWEYIDSEAMTPTDLFPWCLLPVTWKSTEFLFPIKLCSLTIDINSFNTYPELLSVLSAMCLPVSNIESKVLQNLQANYRDIETTLTCLHYWKDHKKCDFKLTKKQCLVVLSYLIKGIHSNEKEKIRKFTNLPLFPTLYGETVSVTGKKILILDNLITIPTNGLGYLFEQLRLIVLQDFEGISVSFLYQLLECERINAGTLYGNYILKHFNYLSDEHIRIVHLEFIRDNLLEDYNIKTLLPSASVIFNGSSFRKASEFFDRENELFDALCTISEFPPHPFDKVCWRTFMVTAGMKTQLSQDIIRHLSRRIMVQGLVENIYNRSKMFVKKILDYVQTNPVSLNFLSELSDMKFIVVDKCEDCYETLHPSYKTGFRVISYRNAISHDSQELAWTSADILPRFAMPYNNIRILNSLNIRKPDFQTVAQHAKNICLKLAKTCDEHDQDFIRNVLGSVYNYFSKHLDKIDALQNIPIVHIRKYKIFVRANQLIENFVDNDDIVPYLV; from the exons ATGGCTACAAACAGTAAAAAGAAGGACCCAATAAGGCGATGTCCAATGAAGCGACCTCCAATACTAAAGCATCTTCAAAATATAATGAGAGAATATCCAGAAGATGTTCAAATTCTCCAT gagCTCGTACAGAATGCAGAAGATGCTAAAGCGTCTGTCATGAAGATCATGTATGACCAACGTCATATAAATCCGCCGGGTGAATTAGGACAATTCTTAACG TCACCCGCCCTATGTATATATAATGATGGTGTGTTTGATGAAGATGATTGGGATGGAATTGCAAGTGTTTGTCTCAGTCATAAAGAGGAAAAAGTTGACAAAATTGGACGATTTGGACAAGGTTTTAAATCTGTTTTCCACCTTACAG ATACCCCTGTAGTTATCAGTGGCAACACTATGGTGATCATCAATCCTTTAGATGTCGACAAAGAATGTGTTACGGTTTCCTTATCCGAGATTGAAGACATCAGCAAGAGTGGGATATTCACATCGTTCGGTTTTGATTATAATGCTATCCGAAAAAATAGTTACCCAGCAACTCTTTTCTGGTTTCCTTTAAGATCACAAGAAAGTAAGTTATCGAAAAATATTTGCACGCACGTGAAAATCACacaaattttatcattatttaaggAAGATGCTGCTATCGTGCTACTTTTTTTGAAAAACCTAATACAAATTGAAATACGTAATCCATCGCAGTTATCTAATCCTGTCATAAATATCCGAATATTTTTTCCACACAACAAAAGATCTGACTTACAGTTGTTTTGGAATAGTATGGAAAAAAGTTCAGAATCGGAAGACAAAACAATTGATACATTTTCCACAGTTATTGACGCCCACACACAGATATCAACAAGATCATTGGTGGAAAAAGAATATTGGACTATATGCCACTACTATGCAAGTAATTCTGATATGTCATTTGAACTAAGCCGACTAGCAAGTGACAAAGAAGTTGCGTGTCTACCTTATGTTGGCGTGGCATATCAGAAATCGTCGACAGCTTGTCATACAGGCCGAGTTTTTAACTTTCTTCCGTTGCCAGCTACATGCAAAACTAATCTTCCTTTTCACGTAAACGGAAACTTTGCTTTAAGTCAGAATCGAAGGCATTTGAAATTATCCGACGGTCGATCTGCCGATAAATTCATTAAATGGAACGAGGGTTTAATTAAAGAAGTTTTGTCTGAATCGTACATGACTTTAGTAGATCATCTCATTGAAAATAGCCAAAGATATGAAAATACAGAAGAACTAATTAATGAGGTTTATAAATGCTTACCCAATTTGGATGTCACAGAAGAAATATGGCAGACACTAGTAGACAGGATCTACTTAAAAATAATTGAGAAGGCAGTTTTCTTTTCTGATCTCGGCCAGACTGGCACGTGGGTGACGAAATATGAAGCCATCACATGTAATGTAGACGGATTGTTGAACTGTTCACCTGAACAAAagcaaataattaaaacaacaattaaagaTGTTTTGCTTACTCTACAACAACCTGTAGTGGATGTTCGACAAAACATGATGGCGTTGGTTAATAAGGGAAATTTAAGACCGATTACGCCTCGTGAGTTAGTTACAATGGTAAACAATAGCCCACTGTCGTATATGAATCTGCAATGGAAAGATAAGGTTGCTCTTCTAAATTACTTAATTTGCGACCCAAGAAAAGCGTTCAAAGGATTGAAACTGTTACCATTACATTGTTGCCAGTTTACAACGTTCAACGAAAAAGCAGAATCAGTATTTGTGCTCAGATCTGAAGCCGTTAAGTTATTTATTGGTGCAGAACAAAGATTCATATCACAAGACCTACCTGAAGGATTATTGAAAGACCTGAGGTCATTGGCATCAAACA ACATGTTTCAGTTGACAACGTTGAAGCTTGAAGACATCTCCTTGTTGTTAATGGATGTTTTTAATACCCATTGCTATATCTCGGGAAAAGGAAAGTTTATTCCGAAATGCAAAGCATCGCCACTGAATAAAGTATGGATCGCTGATGTGTGGAAAATGATAACTCATTACAAAAATCTTACTCATATAAATCTGACAAGCAAAATGGCAACCTTCGATAACATTCCATTAATACCCCAACTTACTGCAGACGACTTGAGCATAGAACATTTTTACGTCCTAAAAGGGGATTATATTCTGAAAGAGTTCAGAATGCATAAACCATTGCCAGTTGATGTCATAGTAATGCTTGAAGCTGAAAACATTGAAATTCTCAAGTCAAATTCAATAATGGAAGATTCAAACATTATTGGTAGTTATGTCAAATATCCCACAGCTGGAGGGATATTAGAACTATGTGAACAACGGTCTAGTCTGAAGGAGAAATATGTAGCCCACGTTGGAACAGGTAATATGTGGCAGCCTACGAATATTGATGCTGTTCCCTTTGGACAGCGTGAGGAACTTGTAACACGACTTAAGGGAATATTACACAACTATCCCAAACAGCACTCTGTCTTGAAAGAAATTCTTCAAAATGCAGACGACGCCGGTGCTTCAGAGGTTCATTTTTTGTACGATATGCGTCATCATCGAACAAAATACATATTCAACGATAAATGGAAACCCCTTCAAGGGCCGTCTTTATGTGTTTTCAATGATGCATGTTTTACTTCAAATGATGTGTTGGGAATAAAAAAGCTTGGCATTGGTAGTAAAACAGAGGAAGCCACAAAAACTGGAGAATTTGGAATTGGGTTCAATGCAGTTTACCATATAACAGACGTACCCACATTTATGTCTAGAGGTGACCATTCTGCTTTAGAAGGAACGTATTGTGTACTTGATCCCCATTGTCAATATGCACCTCTAGCAAAATTTGATGCTCCAGGCATGTTGATGAAACTACAAAAACTGAAAGAAGGATACCCGGATGTTTTTGATACTTTTCTAACTGCTGGAGAATTGAAAAGGGAACATGGTACATGGTTTCGCTTCCCTTTAAGGAATGCTGAAATGGCTAGAAAATCTGACATACGAAAAACGCCTTTTACATCGAATGACATGGAACGGTTATTAAGCGAAATGAGTTGTGACATGGAAGAAAGTTTGCTGTTTCTACTAAACATAAAAAGAATTACGTTGTCGcgtgtaaatcaaataggaaCACATGACATTTTAAATAGAGTGGATCTGGTGGATTCCGAAGATATGCACATGAcacatatcaattttaaaaaacgATTTAAAGAATATAATGATCTGATTAAACAGCCTATATGTAACATTGAATCATTTGTCCTAGAGGAGTTCCGATATTTtcacaaaatagaaaattttaaaacaaaagaatCATCAACGTGGTTGGCTGTACAAACATTAGGTTTTAGTGAACCAGAAATGATAGACCGTCGATTAGCATCAAGCCTAAAAGAGAAAGAAATCTCTATAATTCCAAGGGGTGGAGTTGCTATTAGAATATGGCCAACATCATGCACAAAAAAATTTCAATCCAAAGCATTTTGTTTACTACCACTTAATATAGAAACGGGACTTACAGGTCACGTGAATGGGTCTTTTTGTGTTGACATGTCGAGAAATAAGCTTTGGGGTTCTGATGTAGACTTTTCAAGTGATGTGCGTGCTATATGGAATGTTGAGCTTATTCGTTCTAATATAGCATTTGCATACGCAAGTTGTATCGACTTCACGACAGAATTGGGTTTCTTTCTAAACAGAGAAAATACCTATTATGATATTCAACAATACTTCAAATTTCTTCCCGATTTCAACGAAGCAAAAACCGATTTCTGGAAAGagcttatttatcatttttttttacatagcaAAAAATGTAGATTTGAAATATTTCCCGTTAGTCCAAGTTTTTCTTCTAGAGGGTATATTGAATCGAATATGAATGAAAAAGATGAACAACCTACTTGGACATGTCTGCATCTTAAAGGTGAACTGCCTATTTTAATTGATGATCTATCCGATCAAATAGAACCTGAAGACGCCTGTTGTTTAAGAAAGATTTTTGTTGAATTAGGAATGAAGCTGACTTGCTCTCCAAGGTTTTTGAAAGAGTCAGCGTTACATGCATGCAAATTTCATCATACAAAGTATACTAAACAACATGCGTGTGGTCATTTTGCAGATGCACAAACCTGCATATGCATTGAGAGTATATCTCCAAAGGCaactttggatttttttaaatcatacaagCTGGATATACAAGGAAAATTTGAGATACAAAAATTCAATGTATCGGAACAAGtcaatcaaattaaacaagtgtTGAagtattgtctaaaagaaatgaaATGGGACATACTTTGTGGTGCACCTCTGCTAATAAGTCAAATTGAGAATATATATGAGATAAAGgaaagaaatgattttattttgtcggAGTTTTATTATTTACTTCAAAGGTCGCCAGAAAAATTCGTTCATGAATCGCTAGTAGATATTTTACGAATTTACAAAAAGCATTTTAAAGTTTTGAGTATCAGAAACTTTGCTGAACTTCTACCAAAAACATTAGAAAGTAGTATATATAAACTTGATAGTCCGCGCCTTATGGTTGAAAGTTTATCTCGTCAGTGGTTAATTGGTTTCTGGGAATATATCGATTCCGAAGCTATGACTCCTACGGATCTCTTTCCGTGGTGTTTATTACCTGTCACTTGGAAATCGACCGAGTTTCTCTTTCCAATTAAATTGTGCAGTCTTACAATTGACATTAACAGCTTCAACACATATCCGGAACTTCTCTCAGTTTTATCTGCAATGTGTCTACCTGTATCCAATATAGAGTCTAAAGTTTTGCAGAACCTGCAAGCAAATTACCGTGATATAGAAACAACACTGACTTGTCTCCATTACTGGAAAGATCACAAAAAATGTGATTTCAAATTAACGAAGAAACAATGCTTGGTTGTTCTTTCATACCTAATTAAAGGTATCCATTCAAACGAAAAAGAGAAAATTCGGAAGTTTACGAATCTACCACTTTTCCCAACTTTATACGGGGAAACAGTATCCGTGACAGGAAAGAAGATCTTAATACTTGATAATTTAATTACAATACCGACAAATGGATTAGGGTATTTGTTTGAACAATTGAGATTGATAGTGCTCCAAGATTTTGAAggtatttctgtttcatttttataTCAGCTTCTTGAATGTGAGAGAATAAATGCAGGTACTCTGTATGGTAATTacattttgaaacatttcaattatttatCAGATGAGCATATTAGAATTGTTCACTTAGAATTTATCAGAGACAACCTTCTCGAAGATTATAATATAAAGACTCTTTTACCCTCAGCAAGTGTTATTTTCAACGGAAGTTCTTTTAGAAAGGCCAGCGAATTTTTTGACAGGGAAAATGAATTATTTGATGCACTATGTACAATATCTGAGTTCCCTCCACATCCGTTTGACAAAGTATGCTGGAGAACGTTCATGGTCACTGCTGGTATGAAAACTCAGTTATCTCAAGATATTATACGCCACCTCTCAAGAAGAATTATGGTTCAAGGCTTGGTCGAAAACATTTATAACCGAAGTAAAATGTTTGTCAAAAAAATCCTAGATTATGTTCAAACAAATCCAGTCAGTCTTAATTTTCTATCTGAATTATCAGATATGAAATTCATAGTAGTAGACAAATGTGAAGATTGTTACGAAACATTGCATCCGTCTTACAAAACAGGTTTTAGAGTAATTTCATATAGAAATGCTATTTCTCATGATAGTCAAGAACTTGCATGGACTTCAGCCGATATCCTGCCAAGATTTGCTATGCCATATAATAACATTAGAATCTTAAACAGTTTAAATATTAGGAAACCAGATTTTCAAACTGTAGCGCAACATGCAAAAAACATATGTTTGAAGTTGGCTAAGACTTGTGACGAACATGACCAGGATTTTATTAGAAATGTTTTGGGCTCTGTATATAATTACTTTAGCAAACATCTCGATAAAATTGATGCTCTTCAAAACATTCCAATTgtgcatataagaaaatataagatttttgtgAGAGCAAATCAACTAATCGAAAACTTTGTAGACAATGATGACATAGTTCCTTACTTGGTTTAA